One Helianthus annuus cultivar XRQ/B chromosome 7, HanXRQr2.0-SUNRISE, whole genome shotgun sequence genomic region harbors:
- the LOC110878690 gene encoding uncharacterized protein LOC110878690 isoform X2, protein MKGMYRRKSSGGGKLIITTIMGIVVGYFIGVSFPSVSLTKVILPSSIYSPFDVTMREDRSKALERSFPENLGSGNTPTTPKIYVPTNPRGAESLPPGIVVAETDLYLRRLWGEPSEDLKKKPKYLVTFTVGWGQRNNIDASIKKFSGDFQILLFHYDGVVTEWDQYEWSKQAIHISVKKQTKWWYAKRFLHPDIVAAYDYIFIWDEDLGVEHFNADKYIQLVKKHGLEISQPGLEPNNGLTWQMTKRRGDKEVHKDTEEKPGWCSDPYLPPCAAFVEIMAPVFSRTAWRCVWHMVQNDLVHGWGLDFALRRCVKPAHEKIGVVDSQWIIHQVVPSLGSQGRSENGEAPWKGVRDRCKSEWALFQDRLANADKAYFKQMG, encoded by the exons ATGAAAGGCATGTATCGCAG GAAGTCGAGTGGTGGTGGAAAACTAATTATAACCACAATTATGGGAATTGTAGTTGGATATTTTATTGGTGTTTCTTTTCCATCCGTTTCTCTTACCAAG GTTATATTACCTTCAAGCATTTATTCACCATTTGATGTAACAATGCGTGAGGATCGATCTAAAGCCCTAGAACGCAGTTTCCCTGAAAATCTTGGCTCTGGTAATACACCTACAACACCTAAG ATCTATGTTCCAACAAATCCTCGTGGTGCGGAGTCATTGCCTCCGGGAATCGTGGTCGCAGAGACCGACTTATATTTGAGAAGATTATGGGGTGAACCTAGTGAA GATTTGAAGAAAAAGCCGAAGTACTTGGTAACTTTCACCGTCGGTTGGGGTCAGAGGAACAATATCGATGCATCGATAAAAAAG TTTTCTGGGGATTTTCAAATCTTGCTTTTTCACTATGATGGCGTAGTTACAGAGTGGGATCAATACGAGTGGTCAAAGCAGGCAATTCACATCAGCGTTAAGAAACAAACCAAATG GTGGTACGCAAAGAGGTTTCTGCATCCGGATATTGTAGCAGCATATGATTATATTTTCATTTGGGATGAAGACCTTGGTGTTGAACACTTTAACGCAGACAA GTATATCCAGTTGGTTAAGAAACACGGTTTGGAGATTTCTCAGCCTGGTCTTGAACCCAATAACGGATTAACATGGCAAATGACAAAGAGGAGAGGTGATAAGGAAGTTCACAA GGATACGGAAGAGAAACCGGGATGGTGCAGTGATCCTTATTTGCCTCCATGTGCAGC ATTTGTAGAGATTATGGCTCCGGTATTCTCTCGGACAGCTTGGCGGTGTGTGTGGCATATGGTTCAG AATGATCTGGTGCATGGATGGGGTTTGGATTTTGCACTTAGAAGATGCGTTAAG CCTGCACACGAGAAAATCGGCGTTGTTGATTCACAGTGGATCATTCATCAAGTCGTTCCTTCTCTCGGTAGCCAG GGTCGGTCTGAGAACGGTGAAGCGCCATGGAAAGGGGTAAGAGATAGATGCAAAAGCGAGTGGGCATTGTTCCAAGATCGACTTGCGAATGCCGATAAAGCTTACTTTAAGCAGATGGGATAG
- the LOC110878689 gene encoding UDP-xylose transporter 1: MGELTGFQLGVIGALFLSVASSVSIVICNKALMSNLGFPFATTLTSWHLVVTYCTLHVAHRLNFFENKRIDMKTVILFGILNGVSIGFLNLSLGFNSIGFYQMTKLAIIPFTVLLETLFLKKQFSQKIKLSLFVLLLGVGIASVTDLQLNFVGTILSLLAIATTCVGQILTNTIQKRLNVSSTQLLYQSAPFQAAILFVTGPLVDQYLTKQNVFAFKYSPLVLGFIILSCLIAVSVNFSTFLVIGKTSPVTYQVLGHLKTCLVLGFGYTLLHDPFTERNIIGILVAILGMGLYSYFCTHENKKKQMIDLSPGSQIKDKDSNTPLLGNQDKENHFEVKKATKDSLV; encoded by the exons ATGGGAGAATTGACAGGGTTCCAGTTGGGTGTTATTGGTGCATTGTTTTTATCAGTGGCATCATCAGTGTCTATTGTTATATGCAATAAAGCTTTGATGAGCAATCTTGGTTTTCCTTTTG CTACAACATTGACAAGTTGGCATCTGGTGGTAACATATTGCACACTTCATGTCGCGCATCGTTTGAATTTCTTCGAAAACAAGAGAATCGATATGAAGACGGTGATCTTGTTCGGTATCCTAAACGGGGTTTCAATTGGTTTTCTTAACTTGAGCCTCGGCTTTAACTCCATTGGCTTTTATCAG ATGACCAAACTTGCCATCATACCTTTTACCGTCCTCTTAGAAACTCTTTTCTTGAAAAAACAGTTCAG CCAGAAAATAAAGTTATCGCTTTTCGTCCTACTTTTGGGAGTCGGCATAGCGTCAGTGACAGATCTTCAGCTCAATTTTGTTGGCACAATTCTCTCCCTTCTAGCTATTGCCACCACATGTGTTGGTCAAATT CTGACAAACACAATCCAAAAGAGACTAAATGTGTCATCAACTCAACTGCTGTATCAATCAGCACCGTTTCAAGCAGCTATTCTGTTCGTCACCGGCCCTTTGGTAGATCAATATCTTACCAAGCAAAATGTTTTTGCTTTCAAATATTCACCTCTTGTTTTG GGATTCATAATACTATCATGTTTGATTGCGGTTTCCGTGAACTTCAGTACATTTTTGGTGATTGGGAAGACATCACCAGTTACATATCAAGTGTTGGGGCATTTAAAAACATGTCTTGTTCTTGGTTTTGGGTATACTTTGCTACATGACCCTTTCACAGAGAGAAACATCATAGGAATACTTGTTGCCATTCTTGGAATGGGTTTGTATTCTTATTTTTGTACCCatgaaaacaaaaagaaacaaaTGATTGATCTCTCTCCGGGTTCGCAG attaaAGATAAGGATAGTAACACCCCTCTTTTGGGAAATCAAGATAAAGAAAATCATTTTGAAGTGAAGAAAGCAACCAAAGACTCCCTTGTTTAA
- the LOC110878690 gene encoding uncharacterized protein LOC110878690 isoform X1, which yields MKGMYRSGVFRKSSGGGKLIITTIMGIVVGYFIGVSFPSVSLTKVILPSSIYSPFDVTMREDRSKALERSFPENLGSGNTPTTPKIYVPTNPRGAESLPPGIVVAETDLYLRRLWGEPSEDLKKKPKYLVTFTVGWGQRNNIDASIKKFSGDFQILLFHYDGVVTEWDQYEWSKQAIHISVKKQTKWWYAKRFLHPDIVAAYDYIFIWDEDLGVEHFNADKYIQLVKKHGLEISQPGLEPNNGLTWQMTKRRGDKEVHKDTEEKPGWCSDPYLPPCAAFVEIMAPVFSRTAWRCVWHMVQNDLVHGWGLDFALRRCVKPAHEKIGVVDSQWIIHQVVPSLGSQGRSENGEAPWKGVRDRCKSEWALFQDRLANADKAYFKQMG from the exons ATGAAAGGCATGTATCGCAG TGGTGTTTTCAGGAAGTCGAGTGGTGGTGGAAAACTAATTATAACCACAATTATGGGAATTGTAGTTGGATATTTTATTGGTGTTTCTTTTCCATCCGTTTCTCTTACCAAG GTTATATTACCTTCAAGCATTTATTCACCATTTGATGTAACAATGCGTGAGGATCGATCTAAAGCCCTAGAACGCAGTTTCCCTGAAAATCTTGGCTCTGGTAATACACCTACAACACCTAAG ATCTATGTTCCAACAAATCCTCGTGGTGCGGAGTCATTGCCTCCGGGAATCGTGGTCGCAGAGACCGACTTATATTTGAGAAGATTATGGGGTGAACCTAGTGAA GATTTGAAGAAAAAGCCGAAGTACTTGGTAACTTTCACCGTCGGTTGGGGTCAGAGGAACAATATCGATGCATCGATAAAAAAG TTTTCTGGGGATTTTCAAATCTTGCTTTTTCACTATGATGGCGTAGTTACAGAGTGGGATCAATACGAGTGGTCAAAGCAGGCAATTCACATCAGCGTTAAGAAACAAACCAAATG GTGGTACGCAAAGAGGTTTCTGCATCCGGATATTGTAGCAGCATATGATTATATTTTCATTTGGGATGAAGACCTTGGTGTTGAACACTTTAACGCAGACAA GTATATCCAGTTGGTTAAGAAACACGGTTTGGAGATTTCTCAGCCTGGTCTTGAACCCAATAACGGATTAACATGGCAAATGACAAAGAGGAGAGGTGATAAGGAAGTTCACAA GGATACGGAAGAGAAACCGGGATGGTGCAGTGATCCTTATTTGCCTCCATGTGCAGC ATTTGTAGAGATTATGGCTCCGGTATTCTCTCGGACAGCTTGGCGGTGTGTGTGGCATATGGTTCAG AATGATCTGGTGCATGGATGGGGTTTGGATTTTGCACTTAGAAGATGCGTTAAG CCTGCACACGAGAAAATCGGCGTTGTTGATTCACAGTGGATCATTCATCAAGTCGTTCCTTCTCTCGGTAGCCAG GGTCGGTCTGAGAACGGTGAAGCGCCATGGAAAGGGGTAAGAGATAGATGCAAAAGCGAGTGGGCATTGTTCCAAGATCGACTTGCGAATGCCGATAAAGCTTACTTTAAGCAGATGGGATAG